In Streptomyces sp. P9-A4, the genomic window GTGACCCGCTGGACCGCCGACGACTTCCACGCCCTCTGCGAGCAGATCGAGGGCCTCGTCAAGAAGAAGCACATCCGCCGCTTCACCGGCAACGACTACATCAAGGACCTCTCCACCGGCGACGTCCTGGCCTGCCAGGCGTACTCCGGCGACGTCATCCAGCTCCAGGCCGACAACCCGGACATCGAGTTCGTCGTTCCCGAGGAGGGCGCGGAACTCTGGGCCGAGTCGCTCATGATCCCCAACCTCGCCCACCACAAGTCCAACGCCGAGAAGCTCGTCGACTACTACTACGAGCCCGAGGTCGCCGCCGGACTCGCCGCCTGGGTCAACTACGTGTGCCCGGTGCCGGCCGCGCAGACCGTCCTCGCGAACTCCGGCGACGAGGAACTGGTGGCCCTCGCCGAGGACCCGCTGATCTTCCCGGACGCGGACATGCGGAGCCGGCTGTCCATCGCCCGCGACATCAAGTCCGAGGAGCGCCAGGAGTTCGCGAAGAGGTGGAACGCGATCGTCGGCCTGTGAGCAAAGGGCTCCCGACCCGTTTCTGAACGCGTTCAAGAAGGGCGTACGATGCCCCCATGAGCGACTCGAACGGGCCGAGAGCCCTTCTCACGCGCATCCGTGTCTGGCTGATCGTCTTCGTCGTCTGCCTGGTCCTCAGCGGCGCGACCGCCTTCCCGCTCGTCACCGAACTCCGCCTGCTCGACTCCTCGCTGGACGGCTGGGCCGCGCCCGTCGCCGAGCTCTTCCCGGCGCTCGCCGAGTGGATCGACCTGGTGCGCGCCGGGGTCGAGACCGCCGACGCGCAGGCGCCGTACCTGCTCTACGGCACCGACTGGCTGGCCTTCGCCCATCTGGTCATCGCGGTCGCCTTCTACGGCGCCTACCGCGACCCCGTCCGCAACGTCTGGGTCGTCGAGTTCGGCATGATCGCCTGCGCCGGCATCCTGCCGCTCGCCTTGATCTGCGGGCCGATCCGCGACATCCCCTTCTGGTGGTCGGTGATCGACATGTCCTTCGGGGTCGTCGGCGTCCTGCCGCTGCTCCACGTCCGCCGGATGATCAAGCGGCTGGAGGCCGGGCAGCCGCTGGAGGCCGGTCCGGGGCTCGCGGCGGCTCAGTCGGGCAGGCCGTAGGCCGCCACCATCAGGCCGAGGGCGGTCCGGTTCATGTCCTGGCCCTTCGCGTCCGTGGCGTTGACGCTGTAGACCAGGGTGCGCGAGCCGTCGCGGGTCGAGGCGACGGCCGTGTTGTAGCCCCAGCGGCCACCCGTCTTGCCCCACACCTCGCGCCCGCCGAGCCGCTTCATCGACAGACCCACGGAGTACGCGGCCGGGTCGCCCGACGTGAGGTCGGAGACCTTCGGGAGGGTGAACATCTCCTCCAGGAGCGGCCCGCGCACCACCCGGCCCGCGAACAGCTCCCGGACGAAGCGCTCCAGGTCGGCGGTGGTCGACACCAGGTCCCCGGCCGCCCAGGCGTCCGACGTCCCCCAGACGGAGACATCGCGCGGGCCGGTCGTCCCGTCGTCGAGCCGCATCGTCTGGTAGCCGTGGTTGTACGGGCCGACGAGCTCCGCCGCGCCGCCCGGGAGGTACGTGTCCCGGAGGCCGAGCGGACGCAGGATCCGCCGCTCCACCTGGTGCTCGTACGAGTCGCCCGTGACCTGCTCCACGATCAGGGCCGCGATCGTGTACCCGATGTTCAGGTAGTGCTGGCGGGTGCCCGGCCGGAACTCGCGCGGCTTCGCCGTCGCCGCGCGGACCATGGCCTCCGGGCTGTGCGCGTCGAAGCGGTGCGCGTACCACTCCTCCACCGTGTCCCCGACGGCCAGTTCCGCGGCCGGGATGCCATGGGTGTGGTTGAGGAGCTGGCGGACCGTGACCGTGGCGTACCGGCCGGGGATCAGCTCCGGCAGGTACGAACGGGCCGTGCGGTCCAGGTCGATCCGGCCCTCGGTGGCCAGTTGGAGCACCGTCGCCGCCGTGAAGATCTTCGTCACCGAACCGGCCCGGAAGCGGGCCGCCGGGTCCGCCGGGGCGTTCGTCTCCAGGTCGTGGACGCCCGAACCGCCCTGCCAGGAACCGTCGGTGCCGCCGACCCGGACCAGCGCGGCGGTGGCGTCGGCGCGGGGGAGGCCCGCGATCACCGCCGACAGATCGGGCGTCGAGGCCCGCGCGGCAGCCGCCGGCCGCGGTGCGGCGAAGGCGGGGGTGAGCGCCGGTCCGGCCGCCACGCCCAGGACCAGGGCGGCGGCGAGCAGGGTGCGGGTGGACGTTCGCATGGTCAACTCCGTTGGTGTGAGCCCTCGTTCTCGATGACTCCATCCTGCTGACCGGCGACGATCCGCGGATCGCCCGCACCGGCGGTCCTCAGCGGGTCAGTTCCTCCCCGGCACGGGGGAGCGGCCGGGTCCCGCGCCTCCCCCGGGCGGGGGAGAGCCCGCCGCGACAAGCCCCGTCTCGTACGCGCAGATCACCGCCTGGATGCGGTCGCGCAGGCCCAGCTTGGCCAGCACGTTCCCCACGTGCGTCTTCACCGTGTGGTCGCTGACCACCAGTTCCGCCGCGATCTCGGCGTTCGACAGACCCCGCGCCAGCAGCAGCAGCGTCTCCCGCTCCCGGCCCGTCAGCACGTCGAGGCGCGGGTCCGGGGCCGTCCTGCGCGGGCCGCCCGCCGTGTACTCCTCCACCAGGCGGCGGGCCACGGACGGCGCGAGCAGCGACTCGCCCGCCGCCACCACCCGTACCGCGTGCACCAGGTCGTCCCGCCGCACGTCCTTCAGGAGGAAACCGCTCGCGCCCGCGTGCAGTGCCTCGTACACATACGCGTCGGTGTCGAAGGTCGTCAGGATCACCGTCCGGCAGCCGGACTCGGCGCTGATCACCCGGCAGGCCTCGATGCCGTCGGTCCCCGGCATGCGGATGTCGAGCAGCGCCACGTCGGGCGCGTGCCGGCGCACCGCCGCGACGGCCTCCGCCCCGTCCCCGGCCTCCGCCACCACCTCGATGTCCGGCTGTGCGTCCAGGATCATCGCGAAGCCGCTGCGGACCAGTTCCTGGTCGTCCGCGACCACCACCCGGATCGTCGTCATGTCCCCGCCTCCGCCGTGGAGGGTACGGGGAGCAGGACCCGCACCTCGAAGCCCCGGCCGCCGGGACCCGGTCCCGCCGTCACCGTCCCGCCGTGCGCGGCGGCCCGCTCCCGGATGCCCGTGAGTCCGTGCCCGCCGGAGCCGCCCTGCGGGCCGCGCCCGTCGTCGGTGACGGTCACGCGCAGGACGCCGTCCGTGTGGGCGAGCCGGACGTCGACCGTACGGGCCCGCGCGTGCTTCACCACGTTCGTCAGGGCCTCCTGGACGATCCGGTAGACGCTCGCGCCGGTCGTCGCGGGCAGCGCCCGTACCCCGCCCTCCGTCGTGTACCCGACGGTCAGGCCGCCGGCCCGTACCCGCTCCACCAGGCCGGGGATCCCTCCGAGGTCCGGCTGCGGCGCGCGCGGGGCGCCGTCCTCGCCGCCCTCGCGCAGCACCCCCAGCATCTGCCGCAGCTGTGTCATCGCCTCGCGGCCCGTCTCCGAGATCGCCTCGAACGCCGCCTCGGCGCGCTCCGGCGCGGCCCGTACGGCCACCGGACCCGCCTCCGCCTGGACGATCATCAGGCTCACCGCGTGCGACAGGATGTCGTGCATCTCCCGTGCGATGCGGGCGCGTTCGCGCGCGGCGGCCCGCTCGGCCTCCACGAGGTGGGCGCGCTGCCGGGCGTCCTGGAGCCGCCCGAAGACATAGGCGGCGCCGAACACGAAGAGGGAGAAGGTCAGTTCACGCGCCGACTGGGTGTTGAGCCACACCGAGACCGGCACCGCGACCAGCAGGAGCCCCGCCGTCGCGAGCCGCTTCCAGGTGGGGGAGAGCAGCGCGATCGTGTAGACGCAGACGAGCCCGGTGTACGGCAGCGGCTGCCCCGGCCCCTCCAGGGCCAGCTTGTACAGCGCGCTCGCCGCCAGGACCGCCAGGAGTACGGCGAGCGGCGCGCGCCGCCGCCAGGCCAGCGGCAGCACGGTGAGCGTCGTCAGCCCGTACGCGGCCCAGGTCGCCGGTTCAAGTTCGGGCCCGCGCGGCACCACGAACGGCATCGTCATCGCCGCCTGGACGAGGAGCGCGATCCCCGCGTCCACCGCCCAGGGGTTCGCCGCGCCCCAGGTCCGCGCCCGCTCCCACCGGCCGCGCACCTCCCCCCGTATCCCCATTACGGCTTGCGGCCCACCGCGCCGAACTGCGCGACCACGTACGCCTCCTCCGAGGCGGGGCGCCAGCGCGAGCAGGAGACGATGCCGGGCTCGAGGAGTTCGAGGCCGTCGAAGAAGGAGGTGAACTCGGCCCGGCTGCGGGCGGTGATCGGCGGGGTGGCGTTCTCGTTCCAGAAGGCCATCGCGTCCTTGTTGCCCTCGCCGCCGAGCTCCGGTTCCAGGGTGGGGTGGGTGAGCACCAGGTAGCTGCCGGACGGGACGGCGTCCATCAGGGTCCGGACGATCCGCCGGGCCTCGTCGGTGTCCAGGACGAAGTTGAGGATGCCGAGCATCATCACCGCGACCGGGCGGGTGAGATCGAGCGTGGCCCCCGCCGCCGCGAGGATCCGCTCCGGTTCGCGCGCGTCGGCGTCCACGTACTCGGTGACGCCCTCCGGCGCGCTGGTCAGCAGCGCCCGTGCGTGGGTGAGGACGATCGGGTCGTTGTCGACGTACACGATCCGGGCGTCGGGGGCGGCCCGCTGGGCGACCTCGTGGGTGTTGTCGGCGGTCGGCAGCCCCGTACCGATGTCGAGGAACTGGCGCACGCCCGCGTCGGCGGCCAGCCCGGTCACCACCCGGCCGAGGAACGCCCGGTCGGCGCGGGCCACTTCGCCGATGCTCGGGTAGAAGCGGGTGACCTGGTCGCCGACCGCGCGGTCGACCGGGTAGTTGTCCTTGCCGCCCAGCCAGTAGTTCCACACCCGGGCGTTGTGGGCGATGTCGGTCCGGATGCGGTCGTTCACGCGTGCGCCTTTCGCAGGACGGCTGCCAGTGCGTCGACGCGGTTCGTGGTGACCGAGTCGACCCCGTTCGTGATCAGCTTACGCATCGTGCGCCGGGTGTCCGCCGTCCAGGCCGAGACGAGCAGCCCGTCCCGGTGCACCCGGTCGACCAGCCCCCGACTCACCAGGCCGAAGCGGTAGTTGAGCCAGCGCGGCCGTACCGCGTCGAGCAGCACCGGCCGGGGCGGGGCGAGAGAGGTCCAGGTCAGGGCGATCTCGGCGGCCGGGTCGGCGGCCCGCACGTCCAGCATGGCGACGGCGCCCGCGCAGTAGTGGACGCGCTCCCCGGCGCCGCACTCGCGGACGGTACCGACGATCGTGCGGACCGAGTCCGCGTCGCCGCCCGGCAGGTCCAGCATCAGCCGGTGGTCCCCGGCGGTGAGCAGGGCCTCGCGCAGGGTCGGGATCCCGCCCCGCGACAGCTCGCGGACCCGCGCGTACGGGAGCTCGGCGAGGGGGAGGTCGTGGCCCCAGAGGCGCTTGAGGGTGTCGTCGTGGAGGAGGACGGGCACGCCGTCCTCCGTCAGCCGGACGTCGACCTCGACGGCGTCCGCCCCCCGCTCGATCGCCGAGGAGACCGAGCGGAGGGTGTTCTCGCGGACGCGGTACGGGTCGCCGCGGTGACCTACGACAGTGACGGAGTCCATGCCCCCATTCTCGTCGCCGTCAGCGGGCCAGCCAGTCGTTCGTGTACGTGTCGATCTCGGCGACGATCCCGGCCTTGCCGGCCGGGTCGAGGAACGAGGCCTCCACCGCGTTCTTGGCGAGGGCGGCGACACCGCGCTCGTCGAGGCCGAGGAGGCGGGCGGCGACCGCGTACTCGTTGTTGAGGTCGGTGCCGAACATCGGCGGGTCGTCGCTGTTGACCGTGACGAGGACCCCGGCGTCCACCATCCGCCGGATCGGGTGCTCGTCGAGGGTGGCGACGGCCCGAGTGGCGATGTTCGAGGTCGGGCAGACCTCCAGGGCGATCCGGTGCTCGGCCAGGTGCGCGAGGAGCGCGGGGTCCTGGACGGAGCTGGTGCCGTGGCCGATGCGCTCGGCGCCCAGGTCGTTGATCGCGTCCCAGACGGTCCGGGGGCCGGTCGTCTCGCCCGCGTGCGGGACCGAGTGCAGGCCGGCCGCCCGCGCCAGGTCGAAGTACGGCTTGAACTGGGGGCGCGGCACCCCGATCTCAGGGCCGCCGAGCCCGAAGGAAACCAGGCCCTCGGGGCGCAGTCCGTCGGTGGTGGCGAGCCGCGCGGTCTCCTCGGCGGAGACCAGACCGGCCTCGCCGGGGATGTCGAAGCACCAGCGCAGGACGGTGCCGAACTCGGCCTCGGCCGCCTTGCGGGCGTCCTCGATCGCCGCCATGAAGGCGCGCTCGTCGATGCCGCGGCGGGTGGAGGAGTAGGGCGTGATGGTCAGCTCGGCGTACCGGATGTTCTGCCGGGCCATGTCACGGGCGACCTCGAAGGTCAGCAGCCGGACGTCCTCGGGGGTGCGGACCAGGTCGACGACGGACAGGTACACGTCGATGAAGTGCGCGAAGTCGGTGAAGGTGAAGTAGTCGGCCAGCGCCTCGGGGTCCGTGGGGACCTTGGAGTCGGGGTGCCGGGCGGCCAGTTCGGCGACGATCCGGGGGGAGGCGGAGCCGACGTGGTGGACGTGCAGCTCTGCCTTGGGGAGGCCCGCGATGAAGGGGTGGAGGTCGGTCATCGGGTCATCGTAGGCCGGGCGGGTCCCCCTCAAGGGTGAGGCCGTAGCATGGCCGGACCATGATGGGGGAGGCCCATGTCTGACAACCAAGACCAGTCGCGGGGCGGATTCGACCCGGCGGACCCGTGGGCTCCGCCGAACCGTGACGGGGTGGAACTGAGCAAGCCGGCGCCGTCCGCGCCGGTGCACGACCAGCAGACCGTCACGTCCGTGCCGCTGGCACCCGAGCCCGAGGACGCGGTCCCGCCGCCGCCGGTGGCCCCGGGCGGCCCGGCGGCCGGTGCCGGGTACGGCTATCCGTCCGCCGGCGCCGGCGGGTACGGCTATCCGGCGGCGAACGCGTCCGGCGCGTACGGCTACCCGGCGGTACCGACGCCCCCGCCGGTCTCCGGGTACGGATACCCCGGGTACGGCCAGCCCGGCTGGCAGCAGCCGATGAACAACGGGATGGGCGTCGCCGCGATGGTCGTGGGCATCTGTGCCGTCGTGCTCGCCTTCTGCTCGTACGGCATCCTGGGCCTGATCCTGGGCGCGGTCGCGCTGCCCCTGGGCATCGTGGGCCGCAAGCGGCACCTGCGGGGCGAGGCGAACAACAAGGGGCAGGCCGTCGCCGGCATCACGCTCGGGTCGATCGGCATCGCCCTCGGCCTGGCGGGCATCGCCCTGATCATCGTCCTGGCGATGAACGCCGACGAGTGGAGCAGCAGCGACGAGGACCCCTGGTCGTCGACCGGGACCTCCCTCAGCGCTCCCCGCTGAGCGACCCGCGACCGTACGCCCGCGGGACTCCGTGAGCGGCAGTCGGCGGCTCGGGCCCCGCACCTCCCCCCGGGGGGGTGCGGGGCCCTTCCGCGCTCAGCCGGTCCGCAGCCGCTCCCGGGCCTCCATCAGGGCGAAGCCCAGGAGATTGAGCCCGGCCCAGCGGGCGGGGTCGTGGGCGCGCGGGTCGTCGGCCGCGAGCCCGATGCCCCAGACGCGGTCCACCGGGCTGGCCTCCACCAGGACACGGGTGCCCGTGCCGAGGAGGTACGCGCGCAGGGCCTCGTCCGAGGAGAATTTGTGGACGCTGCCCTCGACGACGATCCCGAAGCGCTCCCGCTGCCACACGGCGTCGTCGAAGTCCCGCACCAGCCGGCCGGCCTTCTTGGCCTCGGCGGGGGTACGGGCGGCCAGCGCGGCCCGCTCGGCCCCGGCGTCCCCGAAGAGGCGGGCCTTGGACGCCATCATCCAGTGCTCGGCGGTCGCGTACGGCAGGTCGTCGACCACGAAGGGTGACGGCCACCATTGGCTCAGACAGCTCGCCGAAAGGCGTCCATCCGGGTGCGGACGGTGACCCCAGAAGTGCAGCCACTCGACCCTGGCACCCCTGCTGACCTGCTGCGTCAGCTCGTCGATCATGTTCATGCATGCGAGTCTGGCAGCCGCCACGGACATTCCGTACGGAGATATTCCGGCTGCCTCGACACATGGTCGACCGAATTCGTCGCGTAATCAAAAGGAAACAACGGAATCCCTTGTTGGAGGGGCATCCCTCTGTCAGGATCGGCACTCAATTCGAGCTGGGACAACGGAGAACGTCATGGACAACCGCTACCAGGTGACCGACCGCTTCGCGGACGGCGCACAGTACATCGGCGGACGGCTCCGTGCCGGAACCTCCGGACAGGAACACAGCGTGATCGACCCGGCGACCGGGGAGAGCGTGTACACGTACGCGCTGGCCTCCGTCGCCGACGTGGACGAGGCCGTGGCCGCCGCCAAGGCCGCCTTCCCCGGCTGGTCCGGCGCCACCCCCGGTGAGCGCTCCGACGCCCTCCACCGCTTCGCCGGCGTCCTCGCCGACTGGGCCGAGGACATCGCCCGCGTGGAGTCCCTCCAGTGCGGCAAGCCCCTCCGGCTCACCACCGAGTTCGACGTACCGGGCACCATCGACAACACCGCCTTCTTCGCGGGGGCCGCCCGTCACCTCCAGGGCCAGTCGGCCGCCGAGTACGACGGTGACCACACCTCGTACATCCGGCGCGAGGCGATCGGCGTCATCGGCTCCATCGCCCCCTGGAACTACCCGCTCCAGATGGCCGCCTGGAAGGTCCTCCCGGCGATCGCCGCCGGCAACACGATCGTCCTCAAGCCCGCCGAGATCACCCCGCTGACCTCGCTGATGTTCGCGCAGGCCGCGAAGGAGGCCGGCATCCCGGACGGTGTCATCAACGTCGTCAGCGGCTCCGGCCGGATCGTCGGCGAGCACCTCGTCGGCCACCCCGACGTCGTCATGACCTCCTTCACCGGCTCCACTCCGGTCGGCAAGCGCGTCGCCGAGGTCGCCACCGCCACCGTGAAGCGCCTCCACCTCGAACTCGGCGGCAAGGCCCCCTTCGTCGTCTTCGACGACGCCGACCTGGAGGCCGCCGCCAACGGCGCCGTCGCCGCCTCCCTCATCAACAGCGGCCAGGACTGCACCGCCGCCACCCGCGCGTACGTCCAGCGCCCGCTGTTCGACGCCTTCGTGGCCCGCGTCGCCGAACTGATGGAGACCGTCCGCCTGGGCGACCCCTTCGACCCGTCGACCGACCTCGGCCCGCTGGTCAGCCACCGCCACCGCGACAGCGTCGCCGGCTTCGTCGAGCGCGCCCGCGGCTACGCCACCGTCGTCACCGGCGGCGAAGCCCCTGGTGGAGAGCTCGAGAACGGCGCATACTACCGACCCACCCTGATCACCGGCGCCGAGCAGGACAGCGAGGTCGTGCAGTCGGAGATCTTCGGCCCGGTGCTGGTGGCCCTGCCCTTCGACAGCGATGACGAGGGCATCCGGCTCGCCAACGACACCCCGTACGGCCTGGCCGCCTCGGCCTGGAGCCGGGACGTCTACCGGGCCAACCGCGCCACGCGGGAGATCAAGGCCGGCTGTGTCTGGGTCAACGACCACATCCCGATCATCAGCGAGATGCCGCACGGCGGCACCAAGGCCTCGGGGTACGGGAAGGACATGTCGGTGTACTCCTTCGAGGAGTACACGCAGGTCAAGCACGTGATGTTCGACAACACCGCGGTGGCGGCCAAGGACTGGCACCGCACGATCTTCGGGGACCGATAACCACCTGCCGCCCGACCAGCGGCGCAAGCATCCCGAAAGGGCACAGCGCATGGAGCAGTTCGAGCCCGAGAGCCTGTCCGCCGCGCAACGGGCGGCGATACAGCGCAGTCTGACGAGCGGCCGGGGCGCCCTCAGCCGCCGTTCGATGCTGCGGGCGGGCGGCGTCGGGGCGCTCACGATCGGTGGCCTCGCCGGTCTGAGCGCCTGCGGCATCCCGCCGGCCAAGCGGGAGGGCCAGGGGCCCGCCTCCACGGACTTCTCGGCCAAGGAGAAGAGCGTCGCCTTCTCCAACTGGACCGAGTACATGGACGTCAGCGAGGACGAGAAGTCCCGTCCGACCCTGGAGGCGTTCGCGAAGCGCACCGGGATCAAGGTCAAGTACACCGAGGACATCAACGACAACGTCGAGTTCTTCGGCAAGATCAAACCGCAGCTCGCGGCCGGCCAGGACACCGGCCGCGACCTGATCTGCGTCACCGACTGGCTCGCCG contains:
- a CDS encoding sensor histidine kinase; the protein is MGIRGEVRGRWERARTWGAANPWAVDAGIALLVQAAMTMPFVVPRGPELEPATWAAYGLTTLTVLPLAWRRRAPLAVLLAVLAASALYKLALEGPGQPLPYTGLVCVYTIALLSPTWKRLATAGLLLVAVPVSVWLNTQSARELTFSLFVFGAAYVFGRLQDARQRAHLVEAERAAARERARIAREMHDILSHAVSLMIVQAEAGPVAVRAAPERAEAAFEAISETGREAMTQLRQMLGVLREGGEDGAPRAPQPDLGGIPGLVERVRAGGLTVGYTTEGGVRALPATTGASVYRIVQEALTNVVKHARARTVDVRLAHTDGVLRVTVTDDGRGPQGGSGGHGLTGIRERAAAHGGTVTAGPGPGGRGFEVRVLLPVPSTAEAGT
- a CDS encoding SAM-dependent methyltransferase translates to MNDRIRTDIAHNARVWNYWLGGKDNYPVDRAVGDQVTRFYPSIGEVARADRAFLGRVVTGLAADAGVRQFLDIGTGLPTADNTHEVAQRAAPDARIVYVDNDPIVLTHARALLTSAPEGVTEYVDADAREPERILAAAGATLDLTRPVAVMMLGILNFVLDTDEARRIVRTLMDAVPSGSYLVLTHPTLEPELGGEGNKDAMAFWNENATPPITARSRAEFTSFFDGLELLEPGIVSCSRWRPASEEAYVVAQFGAVGRKP
- a CDS encoding adenosine deaminase; the protein is MTDLHPFIAGLPKAELHVHHVGSASPRIVAELAARHPDSKVPTDPEALADYFTFTDFAHFIDVYLSVVDLVRTPEDVRLLTFEVARDMARQNIRYAELTITPYSSTRRGIDERAFMAAIEDARKAAEAEFGTVLRWCFDIPGEAGLVSAEETARLATTDGLRPEGLVSFGLGGPEIGVPRPQFKPYFDLARAAGLHSVPHAGETTGPRTVWDAINDLGAERIGHGTSSVQDPALLAHLAEHRIALEVCPTSNIATRAVATLDEHPIRRMVDAGVLVTVNSDDPPMFGTDLNNEYAVAARLLGLDERGVAALAKNAVEASFLDPAGKAGIVAEIDTYTNDWLAR
- a CDS encoding NADAR family protein, which encodes MNMIDELTQQVSRGARVEWLHFWGHRPHPDGRLSASCLSQWWPSPFVVDDLPYATAEHWMMASKARLFGDAGAERAALAARTPAEAKKAGRLVRDFDDAVWQRERFGIVVEGSVHKFSSDEALRAYLLGTGTRVLVEASPVDRVWGIGLAADDPRAHDPARWAGLNLLGFALMEARERLRTG
- a CDS encoding response regulator transcription factor, with the protein product MTTIRVVVADDQELVRSGFAMILDAQPDIEVVAEAGDGAEAVAAVRRHAPDVALLDIRMPGTDGIEACRVISAESGCRTVILTTFDTDAYVYEALHAGASGFLLKDVRRDDLVHAVRVVAAGESLLAPSVARRLVEEYTAGGPRRTAPDPRLDVLTGRERETLLLLARGLSNAEIAAELVVSDHTVKTHVGNVLAKLGLRDRIQAVICAYETGLVAAGSPPPGGGAGPGRSPVPGRN
- a CDS encoding glycerophosphodiester phosphodiesterase is translated as MDSVTVVGHRGDPYRVRENTLRSVSSAIERGADAVEVDVRLTEDGVPVLLHDDTLKRLWGHDLPLAELPYARVRELSRGGIPTLREALLTAGDHRLMLDLPGGDADSVRTIVGTVRECGAGERVHYCAGAVAMLDVRAADPAAEIALTWTSLAPPRPVLLDAVRPRWLNYRFGLVSRGLVDRVHRDGLLVSAWTADTRRTMRKLITNGVDSVTTNRVDALAAVLRKAHA
- a CDS encoding serine hydrolase domain-containing protein — encoded protein: MRTSTRTLLAAALVLGVAAGPALTPAFAAPRPAAAARASTPDLSAVIAGLPRADATAALVRVGGTDGSWQGGSGVHDLETNAPADPAARFRAGSVTKIFTAATVLQLATEGRIDLDRTARSYLPELIPGRYATVTVRQLLNHTHGIPAAELAVGDTVEEWYAHRFDAHSPEAMVRAATAKPREFRPGTRQHYLNIGYTIAALIVEQVTGDSYEHQVERRILRPLGLRDTYLPGGAAELVGPYNHGYQTMRLDDGTTGPRDVSVWGTSDAWAAGDLVSTTADLERFVRELFAGRVVRGPLLEEMFTLPKVSDLTSGDPAAYSVGLSMKRLGGREVWGKTGGRWGYNTAVASTRDGSRTLVYSVNATDAKGQDMNRTALGLMVAAYGLPD
- a CDS encoding DUF4190 domain-containing protein — translated: MSDNQDQSRGGFDPADPWAPPNRDGVELSKPAPSAPVHDQQTVTSVPLAPEPEDAVPPPPVAPGGPAAGAGYGYPSAGAGGYGYPAANASGAYGYPAVPTPPPVSGYGYPGYGQPGWQQPMNNGMGVAAMVVGICAVVLAFCSYGILGLILGAVALPLGIVGRKRHLRGEANNKGQAVAGITLGSIGIALGLAGIALIIVLAMNADEWSSSDEDPWSSTGTSLSAPR
- a CDS encoding gamma-aminobutyraldehyde dehydrogenase, with the translated sequence MDNRYQVTDRFADGAQYIGGRLRAGTSGQEHSVIDPATGESVYTYALASVADVDEAVAAAKAAFPGWSGATPGERSDALHRFAGVLADWAEDIARVESLQCGKPLRLTTEFDVPGTIDNTAFFAGAARHLQGQSAAEYDGDHTSYIRREAIGVIGSIAPWNYPLQMAAWKVLPAIAAGNTIVLKPAEITPLTSLMFAQAAKEAGIPDGVINVVSGSGRIVGEHLVGHPDVVMTSFTGSTPVGKRVAEVATATVKRLHLELGGKAPFVVFDDADLEAAANGAVAASLINSGQDCTAATRAYVQRPLFDAFVARVAELMETVRLGDPFDPSTDLGPLVSHRHRDSVAGFVERARGYATVVTGGEAPGGELENGAYYRPTLITGAEQDSEVVQSEIFGPVLVALPFDSDDEGIRLANDTPYGLAASAWSRDVYRANRATREIKAGCVWVNDHIPIISEMPHGGTKASGYGKDMSVYSFEEYTQVKHVMFDNTAVAAKDWHRTIFGDR